The following coding sequences are from one Virgibacillus necropolis window:
- the nusG gene encoding transcription termination/antitermination protein NusG has protein sequence MEKNWYVVHTYSGYENKVKMNLEKRVETMGMEDKIFRVIVPEDEETEIKNGKKKVVKKKFFPGYVLTEMIMTDDSWYVVRNTPGVTGFVGSSGHGSKPTPLLPDEVETVLKRMGVSEAVTQIDFDLKENVRVNDGPFANFTGSIEHIDIDKQKVKVHVNMFGRETPVELDFSQIEKI, from the coding sequence ATGGAGAAAAATTGGTACGTTGTTCATACATATTCTGGGTATGAAAATAAAGTAAAAATGAATTTAGAAAAACGAGTAGAAACAATGGGGATGGAAGATAAAATCTTTCGTGTAATTGTTCCAGAGGATGAAGAAACAGAAATTAAAAATGGGAAAAAGAAGGTCGTTAAAAAGAAGTTCTTCCCTGGTTATGTGTTGACTGAAATGATTATGACGGATGATTCCTGGTATGTGGTTCGTAACACACCTGGAGTGACGGGATTCGTTGGATCTAGCGGACATGGTTCTAAGCCTACCCCGTTATTACCCGATGAGGTAGAAACTGTCCTAAAACGCATGGGTGTTTCAGAAGCGGTAACCCAAATTGACTTCGACTTAAAAGAAAATGTACGTGTAAATGATGGACCATTTGCGAATTTCACAGGATCGATTGAGCATATTGATATTGATAAGCAAAAAGTGAAGGTACATGTTAATATGTTTGGTAGAGAAACCCCAGTTGAACTAGATTTCTCTCAAATTGAAAAAATATAA
- a CDS encoding Mini-ribonuclease 3, with translation MNLDVKQLKSLALAYMGDAVYEVSVREHLILSGQVKPNDLHKKAITFVSAKGQARIILHWLERQVLSDEEERIVARGRNAKSGSIPKNTTVQTYRYSTAFEALIGYHYLEKNEARLKELIDEAIKFIEEGSV, from the coding sequence ATGAATTTGGACGTTAAACAGCTGAAAAGTCTTGCATTAGCTTACATGGGTGATGCGGTTTACGAGGTCAGTGTTCGCGAACACTTGATTCTTTCAGGACAAGTGAAGCCTAATGATCTTCATAAAAAGGCTATTACATTTGTATCAGCAAAGGGACAGGCTAGAATAATCTTGCATTGGCTGGAAAGACAGGTTCTATCAGATGAGGAAGAACGGATTGTTGCACGTGGACGAAATGCTAAGTCAGGTTCCATTCCGAAAAACACAACCGTTCAAACATATCGCTATAGCACTGCTTTTGAAGCGCTGATTGGTTATCATTATCTAGAAAAAAATGAAGCGCGGTTGAAGGAATTAATAGATGAAGCAATTAAATTTATCGAGGAAGGGAGTGTCTGA
- the rlmB gene encoding 23S rRNA (guanosine(2251)-2'-O)-methyltransferase RlmB, with amino-acid sequence MDQEIIVGKNPVFEALKSGHSVNKVLISDQLNINASKKANQLAKAANTIVQKVPKSKLDQLTEGNHQGILAYVASYQYADLDDLFQVATTRNEAPFFIILDELEDPHNLGSILRTADATGVHGVIIPKRRSVGLTATVAKTSAGAIEHIPVTRVTNIATTIEELKARNVWVVGTAADGTEDYRALDGTMPLALVIGNEGKGMSRLVQEKCDWTVSLPLKGKVSSLNASVACSLLLYEVFRKRYPVRG; translated from the coding sequence TTGGATCAAGAGATCATTGTTGGGAAAAACCCAGTGTTTGAAGCATTGAAATCAGGTCATTCAGTAAATAAGGTATTAATTTCCGATCAACTAAATATTAATGCTAGCAAAAAAGCAAATCAATTGGCAAAGGCTGCGAACACAATTGTGCAAAAGGTTCCAAAAAGTAAGCTTGATCAGCTGACTGAGGGTAATCATCAAGGAATTCTTGCATATGTTGCGTCCTATCAATATGCAGATTTAGATGATTTATTTCAAGTCGCAACAACAAGAAATGAAGCTCCGTTTTTTATTATCTTGGACGAGCTAGAGGATCCACATAATTTAGGATCCATTCTACGAACAGCCGATGCAACGGGAGTACATGGTGTAATCATTCCTAAACGACGATCAGTTGGCCTTACTGCGACTGTTGCTAAAACATCAGCCGGTGCGATTGAGCATATACCAGTTACCCGAGTAACCAATATTGCAACTACCATAGAAGAATTGAAGGCACGGAATGTATGGGTGGTTGGAACGGCAGCAGATGGTACGGAAGATTATCGCGCACTTGACGGAACAATGCCGCTTGCGTTAGTCATAGGTAACGAAGGTAAAGGGATGAGTCGCCTTGTACAAGAGAAATGCGATTGGACTGTAAGCCTTCCTTTAAAAGGGAAAGTATCCTCGTTAAATGCATCTGTAGCATGCAGTTTATTACTTTATGAAGTATTCCGGAAAAGGTATCCGGTAAGGGGTTAA
- the sigH gene encoding RNA polymerase sporulation sigma factor SigH: MNVKQLETENDNLNALDDNAIIHLIHEGNSRALDYLIHKYKNFVRAKARTYFLIGADKEDIVQEGMIGLYKAIRDFDSDKLSSFKAFAELCITRQIITAVKTSTRQKHIPLNSYVSLDKPVYDEESDRTLLDIIAGSRSIDPQELLVSREKYTDMESKLSELLSELEKKSLHLYLDGKSYQEISVELKRHVKSIDNALQRVKRKFEQLIESQEITL, encoded by the coding sequence GTGAATGTCAAGCAGCTAGAGACAGAAAACGATAACTTAAACGCGCTTGATGATAACGCTATCATTCATCTTATTCATGAAGGTAATAGCCGTGCGCTTGATTATTTAATTCACAAATATAAAAACTTTGTGCGAGCAAAAGCACGAACCTATTTTTTAATAGGAGCTGATAAAGAAGATATTGTCCAAGAAGGTATGATAGGTCTTTATAAAGCAATCCGTGATTTTGATTCGGACAAGCTCTCTTCTTTTAAAGCTTTTGCCGAACTGTGTATCACAAGACAAATTATTACAGCAGTAAAAACATCAACACGACAAAAGCATATACCATTGAATTCTTATGTTTCACTCGACAAACCAGTGTATGATGAGGAATCTGACCGAACATTATTAGATATTATTGCAGGCTCAAGATCTATTGATCCACAAGAATTACTCGTGAGCCGTGAAAAATACACGGATATGGAATCTAAATTATCGGAATTATTAAGCGAGTTAGAGAAGAAATCACTGCATCTATATCTAGATGGCAAGTCATATCAAGAGATATCCGTGGAACTAAAACGTCACGTGAAATCAATTGACAATGCACTGCAACGAGTAAAACGTAAATTCGAGCAATTGATAGAATCACAGGAAATAACCTTATAA
- a CDS encoding NYN domain-containing protein: MDVLVVDGYNIIGDWDELKRLKDIDLEQARNLLIEKMAEYKAFTGYRVIIIFDAFYVPGVASKLKEYRVEIIYTKENETADERIEKLVKELKNVVNQVYVATSDYAEQRTIFGRGALRKSARELYIELIDMEAEIEKSIKQHQKEKRYSKIPLPDDILEKFEKWRRGNE; the protein is encoded by the coding sequence ATGGATGTACTAGTTGTAGACGGATATAATATCATAGGTGACTGGGATGAATTGAAGCGGCTGAAGGATATTGATCTTGAACAGGCTCGCAATCTTTTAATTGAAAAAATGGCTGAATATAAAGCATTTACTGGTTACCGAGTTATTATAATTTTTGATGCATTTTACGTCCCTGGTGTTGCGAGTAAATTGAAGGAATATAGAGTAGAAATAATTTACACCAAGGAAAACGAGACTGCAGATGAACGTATAGAAAAGCTTGTAAAGGAACTAAAAAATGTAGTGAACCAAGTATACGTTGCTACCTCTGACTATGCGGAGCAACGTACCATTTTTGGAAGAGGTGCACTACGAAAGTCGGCAAGAGAATTATATATCGAACTAATAGATATGGAAGCAGAAATAGAAAAAAGCATCAAACAACACCAGAAGGAAAAAAGGTACAGCAAAATCCCATTACCAGATGATATTTTAGAAAAGTTCGAAAAGTGGCGTCGTGGCAACGAATAA
- the secE gene encoding preprotein translocase subunit SecE → MKLFQFLKNVSREMKKVSWPKGKELTSYTITVIATVVFVALFFTVIDQLITLVLNSF, encoded by the coding sequence ATGAAGCTTTTCCAATTTTTAAAGAATGTATCACGTGAAATGAAGAAAGTTAGCTGGCCAAAAGGGAAAGAGCTAACTAGTTACACGATTACTGTAATTGCAACCGTGGTATTTGTAGCATTGTTTTTTACGGTTATCGATCAATTGATTACGCTTGTATTAAATAGTTTTTAA
- the rpmG gene encoding 50S ribosomal protein L33, protein MNKKVILACAECSSRNYSTNKNVSTQPSRLEVRKYCKTCGKHTLHRETK, encoded by the coding sequence GTGAATAAAAAGGTAATTTTGGCGTGTGCAGAGTGTTCAAGTCGAAACTATTCAACTAATAAAAATGTATCCACACAACCTAGTCGATTGGAAGTCCGAAAGTATTGCAAAACATGTGGAAAACATACATTGCACCGTGAAACTAAATAA